In Festucalex cinctus isolate MCC-2025b chromosome 5, RoL_Fcin_1.0, whole genome shotgun sequence, a single genomic region encodes these proteins:
- the lhx2b gene encoding LIM/homeobox protein Lhx2b isoform X1 — MDILAFRSEENSYNILPSAATMLFHGLPGGDVHGVVEEIERRGKSESAAISSAIDMGESETAMPCLTTERVALCAGCGRKIADRYYLLAVDKQWHMRCLKCCECKLNLESELTCFSKDGSIYCKEDYYRRFSVQRCARCHLGISASEMVMRARDLVYHLNCFTCTTCSKMLTTGDHFGMKDSLVYCRLHFETLIQGDYQTHFHHADAVPHKGLGPANALGLSYFNGVGTVQKGRPRKRKSPGPGAELAAYNAALSCNENDSESMDRDSQYSSSQKTKRMRTSFKHHQLRTMKSYFAINHNPDAKDLKQLAQKTGLTKRVLQVWFQNARAKFRRNLLRQESTGADKTSDGSTLQGGTPSGPASEISNASMSPSSTPTTLTDLTNPTMPTVTSVLTSVAGGMDVHECRSPSQTTLTSLF; from the exons atggACATCTTGGCTTTTAGATCCGAAGAGAATAGTTATAATATTCTCCCATCGGCGGCGACCATGCTTTTCCATGGCCTTCCCGGAGGCGACGTGCACGGCGTGGTGGAAGAAATCGAGCGGCGAGGAAAGAGCGAGTCGGCGGCCATCAGCTCAGCCATCGACATGGGCGAGTCGGAGACG GCCATGCCGTGCCTGACAACCGAGCGCGTGGCCCTGTGCGCAGGCTGCGGACGGAAGATCGCAGACCGCtactacctgctggccgtggaCAAGCAGTGGCACATGCGCTGCCTCAAGTGCTGCGAGTGCAAACTCAACCTGGAGTCCGAGCTCACCTGCTTCAGCAAAGACGGCAGCATCTACTGCAAGGAGGACTATTACAG AAGATTTTCGGTGCAGAGATGCGCCCGGTGCCATCTCGGCATCTCGGCCTCGGAGATGGTGATGCGGGCCCGCGACCTGGTCTACCACCTCAACTGCTTCACCTGCACCACCTGCAGCAAGATGCTGACCACCGGGGACCACTTCGGCATGAAGGACAGCCTGGTGTACTGTCGGCTGCACTTTGAGACGCTCATCCAGGGGGACTATCAGACGCATTTTCATCACGCGGACGCGGTGCCTCACAAGGGCCTGGGCCCGGCCAACGCGCTCGGACTATCCTACTTCAACGGGGTGGGGACGGTGCAGAAAGGGCGACCCAGGAAGAGGAAGAGTCCTGGGCCCGGAGCGGAGCTGGCAGCGTATAACGCAG CTTTGAGCTGCAACGAGAATGACAGCGAGTCCATGGACCGCGACTCCCAGTATAGCTCCAGTCAGAAGACCAAGCGCATGAGGACGTCCTTCAAGCACCACCAGTTGAGAACCATGAAGTCCTACTTTGCCATCAACCACAACCCAGACGCCAAGGACCTCAAGCAGCTCGCGCAGAAGACAGGCCTCACCAAGCGGGTCTTGCAG GTCTGGTTCCAGAACGCTCGGGCCAAATTCCGGAGGAATCTTCTGCGGCAAGAAAGCACCGGTGCGGACAAGACCTCTGACGGCTCCACACTGCAGGGCGGCACGCCGTCAGGACCGGCCTCTGAGATCTCAAATGCTTCCATGAGcccctccagcacccccaccaccCTGACGGACTTGACCAACCCCACCATGCCCACAGTGACCTCTGTGCTCACCTCAGTGGCAGGCGGCATGGATGTCCACGAGTGTAGGAGCCCGTCACAGACCACACTGACTAGCCTTTTCTGA
- the lhx2b gene encoding LIM/homeobox protein Lhx2b isoform X2, with protein sequence MDILAFRSEENSYNILPSAATMLFHGLPGGDVHGVVEEIERRGKSESAAISSAIDMGESETAMPCLTTERVALCAGCGRKIADRYYLLAVDKQWHMRCLKCCECKLNLESELTCFSKDGSIYCKEDYYRFSVQRCARCHLGISASEMVMRARDLVYHLNCFTCTTCSKMLTTGDHFGMKDSLVYCRLHFETLIQGDYQTHFHHADAVPHKGLGPANALGLSYFNGVGTVQKGRPRKRKSPGPGAELAAYNAALSCNENDSESMDRDSQYSSSQKTKRMRTSFKHHQLRTMKSYFAINHNPDAKDLKQLAQKTGLTKRVLQVWFQNARAKFRRNLLRQESTGADKTSDGSTLQGGTPSGPASEISNASMSPSSTPTTLTDLTNPTMPTVTSVLTSVAGGMDVHECRSPSQTTLTSLF encoded by the exons atggACATCTTGGCTTTTAGATCCGAAGAGAATAGTTATAATATTCTCCCATCGGCGGCGACCATGCTTTTCCATGGCCTTCCCGGAGGCGACGTGCACGGCGTGGTGGAAGAAATCGAGCGGCGAGGAAAGAGCGAGTCGGCGGCCATCAGCTCAGCCATCGACATGGGCGAGTCGGAGACG GCCATGCCGTGCCTGACAACCGAGCGCGTGGCCCTGTGCGCAGGCTGCGGACGGAAGATCGCAGACCGCtactacctgctggccgtggaCAAGCAGTGGCACATGCGCTGCCTCAAGTGCTGCGAGTGCAAACTCAACCTGGAGTCCGAGCTCACCTGCTTCAGCAAAGACGGCAGCATCTACTGCAAGGAGGACTATTACAG ATTTTCGGTGCAGAGATGCGCCCGGTGCCATCTCGGCATCTCGGCCTCGGAGATGGTGATGCGGGCCCGCGACCTGGTCTACCACCTCAACTGCTTCACCTGCACCACCTGCAGCAAGATGCTGACCACCGGGGACCACTTCGGCATGAAGGACAGCCTGGTGTACTGTCGGCTGCACTTTGAGACGCTCATCCAGGGGGACTATCAGACGCATTTTCATCACGCGGACGCGGTGCCTCACAAGGGCCTGGGCCCGGCCAACGCGCTCGGACTATCCTACTTCAACGGGGTGGGGACGGTGCAGAAAGGGCGACCCAGGAAGAGGAAGAGTCCTGGGCCCGGAGCGGAGCTGGCAGCGTATAACGCAG CTTTGAGCTGCAACGAGAATGACAGCGAGTCCATGGACCGCGACTCCCAGTATAGCTCCAGTCAGAAGACCAAGCGCATGAGGACGTCCTTCAAGCACCACCAGTTGAGAACCATGAAGTCCTACTTTGCCATCAACCACAACCCAGACGCCAAGGACCTCAAGCAGCTCGCGCAGAAGACAGGCCTCACCAAGCGGGTCTTGCAG GTCTGGTTCCAGAACGCTCGGGCCAAATTCCGGAGGAATCTTCTGCGGCAAGAAAGCACCGGTGCGGACAAGACCTCTGACGGCTCCACACTGCAGGGCGGCACGCCGTCAGGACCGGCCTCTGAGATCTCAAATGCTTCCATGAGcccctccagcacccccaccaccCTGACGGACTTGACCAACCCCACCATGCCCACAGTGACCTCTGTGCTCACCTCAGTGGCAGGCGGCATGGATGTCCACGAGTGTAGGAGCCCGTCACAGACCACACTGACTAGCCTTTTCTGA